In Macrobrachium rosenbergii isolate ZJJX-2024 chromosome 16, ASM4041242v1, whole genome shotgun sequence, a single genomic region encodes these proteins:
- the l(2)gd1 gene encoding coiled-coil and C2 domain-containing protein 1-like: MFSGRKDDKAKGGQQRRRGNNLAQFGLMEVPDIDGLNLAGEGNGDDDDDGDLEAELLALTGGGVQKPRQRGKPAVPAGELDRMVNECMRDDYDDELVDEDDPELLAELSALGPGDDDDSPPPAPVRAAPAPPARPSPDPPANDYRNPEPTAPRQRPMAGGSNLVALLAERISMYEEAEANAKASGETSRARRFNRGLKTLHQMEKAAKAGRPVNEDDIPPAVLVKSSGKGSDSSSAGVPSSEDSLPPPPLPPHIRDPSATPSSILHDAAFQDQDGPPVNVTPRLPPRPQSSTESNKPPLQRTTSTSSGPLKRTVSLSGTAGVIQARQNEYKLAALAAKKRGDKESAVYFMRVMKRFDPLIAAAESGQVIDLAMLPGPPGTTAPPASTATAPTPPTQNKQTEPPDSIPEGPSNAAADVPNASGPASPSSVMEALEQRLAKYTEQRDKARSEENARKERMNQRIMKQYQDAIKLHKAGKPVDFDELPTPPGFPPIPVAGGGGPAPAPASAPAAPAADTEGASPPKQARPAAPQPPAAQKAPAAPNVRNAPQSRVEKQLAFLVKRQGQFKQAALEAKKRGEIEQAKEYLRMSKGFDQLIEATKGGLPVDMNTVPVPPQEQVSPTNIDFEVVNAEDCVVAPPHVSGDITIIYTKLEEDLIAQIKMCAQTREHFKATGDVASSNRFEQLIVHTKKDLDAVRAAFKRGDNPPRFHYENRSFNIIQCNTDLNDSDCEVTVVRGVNFNVDNPKDVDTYVKIEFPYPSENPPQDRSYVVKDTNNPEYNHKIVFSIDRKSRALARVFKRHGVKVQVVAKGGWFHRDTLIGSVKVPLVSLETKCTLHDSFDLTDERKKMVGGKLEVKIRVRNPIVAKQLEKVTEKWLVIDGF, translated from the exons ATGTTTTCCGGCCGCAAAGATGATAAGGCGAAAGGTGGTCAGCAGCGCCGGCGGGGTAACAATTTAGCTCAG TTCGGCTTGATGGAAGTTCCTGATATTGATGGATTAAATCTAGCAGGTGAAGGAAATggtgatgacgacgatgatggtGATTTGGAAGCTGAATTACTGGCTCTTACAGGTGGTGGTGTCCAGAAGCCACGTCAGCGAG GTAAACCTGCAGTGCCCGCAGGGGAGTTGGATAGGATGGTTAATGAATGCATGAGAGATGACTATGATGATGAACTGGTAGATGAAGATGACCCAGAACTTTTG GCAGAATTATCTGCCCTTGGTCCTGGAGATGATGATGACTCTCCTCCACCTGCTCCTGTTAGAGCAGCTCCAGCACCTCCGGCTAGACCTTCCCCAGATCCCCCTGCAAATGATTATCGTAATCCAGAACCCACTGCACCAAGACAAAGACCAATGGCTGGAGGAAGCAATCTGGTGGCACTATTAGCAGAGAGAATATCAATGTATGAAGAGGCTGAGGCAAATGCCAAAGCTTCAGGAGAAACATCTAGGGCACGCAG GTTTAATCGAGGCCTCAAAACATTACATCAAATGGAAAAAGCAGCCAAAGCGGGAAGGCCTGTAAACGAAGATGATATTCCTCCAGCTGTTCTTGTTAAGTCATCTGGAAAAGGATCAGATTCATCATCTGCAGGTGTGCCCTCTTCTGAAGACTCTCTGCCCCCACCGCCTTTACCTCCCCACATTAGAGACCCATCTGCTACTCCCAGTTCAATATTGCATGATGCAGCTTTTCAAGACCAAGATGGGCCACCTGTGAATGTCACACCTAGATTACCTCCGCGGCCACAG agttcaaCAGAGAGCAATAAGCCACCCCTTCAGAGAACCACATCAACATCAAGTGGTCCCCTGAAACGAACGGTTTCATTGTCAGGCACTGCAGGTGTTATACAAGCACGTCAGAATGAGTATAAATTAGCAGCATTGGCAGCAAAAAAACGTGGTGACAAGGAATCTGCTGTTTACTTCATGAGGGTCATGAAACGTTTTGATCCACTAATAGCTGCGGCTGAGAGTGGTCAGGTTATAGATTTAGCAATGTTACCTGGACCTCCAGGTACTACTGCTCCACCTGCAAGCACTGCAACTGCACCCACTCCTCCAACACAAAATAAACAGACTG AACCACCAGACAGCATTCCTGAAGGGCCAAGTAATGCAGCTGCAGATGTTCCTAATGCCTCTGGGCCTGCATCTCCATCATCTGTGATGGAAGCTCTTGAGCAGCGGTTGGCAAAGTACACCGAACAAAGAGACAAAGCAAGG AGCGAAGAGAATGCTCGAAAGGAACGCATGAACCAACGAATCATGAAACAATACCAGGATGCTATTAAACTCCATAAAGCTGGAAAGCCTGTGGACTTTGATGAACTTCCCACCCCTCCCg GGTTTCCTCCCATACCTGTTGCTGGTGGAGGTGGTCCAGCTCCTGCACCAGCTTCAGCACCAGCAGCCCCTGCTGCTGATACTGAAGGTGCATCACCTCCAAAACAGGCTCGTCCAGCTGCTCCACAGCCTCCTGCTGCACAGAAGGCTCCTGCTGCACCCAATG TTCGTAATGCACCCCAGTCGAGAGTGGAGAAGCAACTTGCTTTCTTAGTCAAGAGACAGGGACAGTTTAAACAAGCAGCATTAGAGGCCAAGAAGCGAGGGGAAATAGAACAAGCCAAAGAATATTTGCGGATGAGTAAAGGATTTGACCAGCTCATTGAGGCCACCAAAGGCGGATTACCCGTTGATATGAATACA GTACCTGTACCACCCCAAGAACAAGTCAGTCCTACAAATATTGACTTTGAAGTTGTTAATGCAGAAGACTGTGTCGTTGCTCCTCCACATGTCAGTGGGGACATAACCATCATCTACACCAAGCTTGAAGAGGACTTGATTGCTCAAATTAAG ATGTGTGCTCAGACCAGAGAACACTTTAAAGCAACAGGAGATGTTGCAAGTTCTAATCGATTTGAGCAGCTGATTGTTCACACAAAGAAAGATCTTGATGCAGTTCGGGCAGCCTTCAAACGTGGAGACAACCCTCCACGTTTCCACTATGAAAACAGATCATTCAACATTattca GTGTAACACAGATTTGAATGATTCCGATTGTGAAGTTACTGTTGTGAGAGGAGTTAATTTCAATGTGGACAACCCAAAGGATGTTGATACATACGTGAAAATAGAATTTCCTTATCCGTCT GAAAATCCACCACAAGATAGATCGTATGTAGTCAAAGACACCAACAATCCAGAGTACAATCACAAAATTGTCTTCAGTATAGATCGCAAGTCCAGGGCTCTTGCTCGTGTCTTTAAAAGACATGGTGTGAAAGTTCAGGTTGTAGCAAAGGG CGGTTGGTTTCATCGTGACACCTTAATAGGATCTGTGAAGGTTCCACTGGTATCACTGGAAACAAAGTGTACACTTCATGACTCCTTTGAT ttgACTGATGAGCGTAAGAAGATGGTTGGGGGTAAGTTAGAAGTCAAAATACGTGTACGAAATCCTATTGTAGCAAAACAATTAGAGAAGGTGACAGAAAAGTGGTTAGTAATTGATGGCTTTTGA